The genomic stretch aaatataatcaatgaataaaaggtaaatctatgaaattatattgttattaaaaagagCAAGATATTGTAATTTCAATTCTAAAAATACCGACCTGCGGGCAGTCCTTGATATAGTGACCTTTCTTGAAACACAAGTGACACAAGTATGTCGACGGTGGCCTCTTGGTCGGTTTCTTGTCGTTTAAGCTTAAATCCGTAAAGTGTTCCGCTAAGTCCGCAATATTCTCCGCCACACTGCCTCGCATTGGCCTGATGGATCCGGACGGATTTAGCGAGCCTTGATGCAGATAAGTCTGCGACACGCCAGGAAAATTGTTCCAGATTGTAGGAAGTAGCTtgctctaaaatataaataataatccgcTCGTCGACTTACTAACAGTAATGAGTTCGCGAACAAAGGTCTCGAATAACTGTCTTAActccatttattattattttcttcagagGCAAGTCTAGATGAAACTTCTTGTAATTTTCTAACGtacatcttcatttttttttttatagatttaatacGGTTTGGAAATAAACTTTGCGCGAAGACAAAGACGCAGGATAAATCCTATTGTTTACGAATGATTCGCGGATGATTACCTGATCAGGTGGCTGCGATGGATTTTGCTCGGCGATGGCCAGATAGACCCAATTGAGCAAATGCGGCGGATAGGTCGACTGTTGAAGGGTCTTCTGATTCGAAGCACCCGCGCTGTAACTGATCCGAGTTGAGTCCTGCAACTGCATGCGTTGCATGGCAGGTGTTGGATGACAAGCGgccatatttttatctaatcgGCTCGCAAGTTTATCGGTCCCTGTCTCGAATCGTCGATGCGACAATTTTCTGATTGATTTATCTCCGATGATCGTGTATCATCTCCGCAGAGAGTCTATCCTTAGATCCAAGCGCGATGTTCTTTCCATTTAACTTTCTCATTCGATAATTATCTTCTCATTAATCTCTTTCGAGAAAAACttgattatcataaaaataactattaatatcCTCCCActtcttgttttaataatattttttttacaaatttcttaatttttcaatacaatAATGTTTGGATTTGTAGCAATGATGCGAtagttaattttgataatcaatgcgacttttaattttgacaccATCAGCGCTTTATAAGTGACAACTATTTATGtgacattaaaaaagaattattgcttaaaatcaaaaattctcGATAAAGATTGTCAACGAACAAGGATGCCATAATCGCGTTGCAATTTTGAATACACATTAAAAATCTCCGTTTTCTATTATGTAGAATTGCTTGGAATTTTACTGATTTCGTCACGCCTCGCACTGTCACTCCTCATCAGACATTCTCTTAAGTCGACAGTGCATCGCGAAACTGCATCTTCTTCGACTTACATTGAATGCATCCGAGCACTTTCGACTGAACAGACTCTTTAAAACGAATATGTACTTAATGTTTGCAGGCGACGCTTTTACGCGTtctcacgcacacacatacacacacacacatacaggcacacacatacacacgtctCGCGTGTTGAACCCATCTTGTCTTCTCATATGTTATCGAGATGTGTATATTCttgtacatacatatcgtGGAAACGACCGGTCGTTTTCTCGGATTTTTCGACGCGATATTTCCGACTCGATATTTTTCGTTTGAGGGATACTGTTTCAGTTTGCCTCATTCGTGAAATGTTCTTGAgtctacatttttatattcattgtcAGATACATCTGATCGATTTTTAGTGCAACCTCAATGCTaattcggaaaaaaaattttgttattaaattatatattttaatttttaataaattatatatcttcctGTGAGACCACAcattattgacatttttgaTTCGTCAATcgtatatagtataatagaACGACGAATGTTCTCGTCAGTTTCGACTCGCGGAAAGACGCATTATTATGACGTACTAGGACGATTCTGaagctattataaaaataaaaaaaaaaaaaacacatagaGAGAGTACTATGCTATTATCGTTTTTATCGTAGATTGCGACCCACACCCGTTCTCCACACGATTACGCGCGTTAAATTCACTGTTCGAGATTGAAACCGAAACTCACGCAATTTTCAAGCGATCCCGCACAGCTGAGGCCGCGAAGCTCGGAACGGGCCTCGATCGCGACGAGTGTGCTCGTTGCTCGAGTACGACGTGCCTGCTGCGCATCATATTAACGCACTGATGCCACCGAAGAGACGATCCGGCGTTTGGACCAACATGCAAAAGCGAACGAACGTATGTACatcgagagagggagagaaagagagagaaatagtcGAGAAGAGAGCCCCGCCATGTGGTGTGTCTATTTCCGTGCTTGCTCTCGACCGACACGACGTCTCCGAATAAACCTCGTCTCAAAGCGGCTCCTTCTTGCGCTGTTCTTGATGAATCTGCCCCGCGAAGCTTCTCATGGTCGTAGTCCACGTGAGCTTGACAGACGCGCTCGCCTACGGCATGTCTATCGAATATTTCGGGATTGTTCCTCgattttcagatatttctgcatatttttcgatataacgctattattattgttgaaaaaaagatttatttacaatagttTTATTTGTGTGCTGAACATTATAAGGCTCTTATcacaacttttattattatatttttattgtttaattctaTAGttcttattatcatttttcatcaaGACATTtctatataagttttttatagatgttgattattgtatatacaggataaattattagaaataactGGTTTTATTACACTATGATAAATGATTAGAAGTATCATGCAAAATATCTGTGTGTTATCAGAACGCTCTATTATTGTTCATCTAAAAAAATCCTGGCAAACAATGAATGTGCTACGGCGCATTGCGTGCATTGTATATACAACGATTTTTTTACTATGCAATATTGAAATTGTACTTATGTATGTGTTTCGATTTAAGGACAATCGATTATGTCTGCCGTCACGATATCAAAGAAAGTCACCGAActctataatctataaataagcTCCAATTGTGCTATTCGTGTATCGATTATACTCAGCGAGTCGCGGCAATAAATCGTCATGACGAATCGTCTTTGACACGATAGCGGGGAAGTTGCATTTGTTTGCACGTTCACTCGAATTACTATCGATAGAGATCGAGCTAAAAAATAACCCGTCTTCCGAAATTCTTGCTTacacatttcaaaaatttcattctttCGTACACCTTATACAAAGTCAAGTCTTCTTCCTTATAGTAATCCGGAATAGCTTTAGTTTTGGCTTTATCGAATTTTCACTCTCCAGCTATTTTCAGCAAAGAATCTCGTACGTTATATCTTTTgatctcttattttatattggagAATTCAAGAATTCAGTAAATactgtatgtgtatgtgtgtgtgtgtgtgtgtgtgtgtgtgtaattaatttaaactttatataaatattttttataatataagtcaGGATGCACACGATAATAGTTTGCGATGTATACATCCACATGCGTCTCCAGCCTCACTTTATTTGTAGAATTTCACTTaatcgaattttaattttaatttctctctctcttcctctctttctgttCCATAAAgtatcgaaattaaaaaaaatatattatttattttacaaaaaagtgcTGCCCCCTTTTCTTTAATACTTGACTTCCCTTTTTAGTTGGTTCACCTGTACCCGAGCGGGGACCATCCCTGACTAATTACCGGCAGATCGATAATTATCGATGAGGGCTGTGCACGAGGCTCTTCGAGGCAGTCGAGGCTCGTCGGCGAACGAGTCAGCGTCTAAAGTTGCGACTGCTCGAgcgtatcaaatatatatacaagaccGCGACATTATCGCATTTCTGTTCcgatatttttagtttatacaaattatactaTCTTAAACATTTCCTCCTTATAAGACGGTATTAAAATGATAGCGTTTGGACggaaaattgattaaagtttATCGCGATGCGCGATATTCCACTAAATGAACTTAATGCCATTATCTAAAAggtgaaaagaattataaaaatattaatttaatttagaattatttaaaacgtgTCATAATTAAATGACTGATTAACacttcattatattttgttatatattatttagtatttaaatttgagtGAACAAAATCTCCAATTTTATACTTACCGGCGAAAATTGTATGAGATGGataaatatgagaatattGAGATAGTAGGTGAGGGTAGTTATGGACTCGTAATGAAATGCAAGCATCGTGAAACCGGGCAAATAGTAGCGATAAAAAAGATCTTGGAGACGGAAGAGGATGTGCAGGTGCGAAAAATGGCAATTCGCGAAATAATGATGTTAAAGGTACGTATCAGATTGATCAAAgagacaatattattatattaattaataacaaagcaaaatgcaaattttcataattcgaTATTTGGATCGAATTCTTAATCCAATTAATATGTAGCActttctctatttattaattttaatttataaaccaATCGCGTTTTATTAAGTCGATGCTTATCAAGCCGAGATATCCTTCTTGCAGAAATTACGTCATGAGAATCTTGTGAGCATGATCGAGGTCTTCCGTCGAAGGAAACGACTTTATCTCGTCTTCGAATATCTTGATCATACCGTGCTCGATGAGTTGGAGGATGCTGGGGGTGGTCTTGACTGGGAAAGATCGAgacaacatatttttcaaatactgCGCGGTTTGGACTTTTGTCACAATCATAAAGTAAGCAAAACCTGCGAAAActcacatttaaattatatatcttgttataataaaaaaaaatcttcacaatgtaatgattttaattatagttatttgCACATCTCATGCTATATCGTTAGGTATAATTTAAGCTTTTTTAATTACGGTTGTCAATTACGGTGTGTGAAGATTGCTATTACAatttacgtaataaaaaataatataatcctaGATTTAATCAAGTGGcgatttgtttatatatgttgCATCATATTACGCTTAAAAAATCATGAAGTGCGcacaataaaatactttaagtatctatgcaatttttaaatatatatatggcaaTTTATCATAACGTACAATTTAATCCTTTAAAGTTACGTAAAATAGATCGtttgaaaacttttaaaacaaaataaaaatgtcaattataCTTTTGCGTCATATCGAATaatttgtgtatttataaGGACACGGAATACTCAGAATAGAGTATTTTCGTTTACCGGCAACCTTTGGTAATAAGTGCACCTTCGTTACGGTAAAGTTCACGGCCGTGACGCTTAAATTCCAAGTTGCAGTAAGCAGTACATGTACAATAACACGCAATGGCCGGATACTTAATGAATGATAGCATTGTAACGAACAAGTATAGTGGCTGCTGCATTTGGTCGAACTCGACATAAAGACTTGTATATGGAAAACGTTATTCGTCATTCATCTAATTGAAGATTCtacaaaatatgcaattaattgTACTTTGTGTCGCGTAATTAATTAGAttcaagcaattttttttttttcttttagtttttttctatctttaaattttcttaaataataattttctcataaacATTCTTTTCGTGTCCAAATTCGGGCCCGTCTATCGATCTctctgtttaattaatttgattaatttgctcatttgatttttttgattcGAGTAGCTTTTCTCAGATAAGATTCTCCTTTTGATAGATCATGCATCGCGACGTAAAGCCCGAGAACGTGCTGGTGTCACCGAACGGCGTCATCAAACTCTGCGACTTCGGCTTTGCGCGCTACATCACCGGACCTAATGAATCTTGCACCGATTATGTGGCGACGAGGTGGTACCGTGCTCCGGAACTCCTCCTCGGTGATACCAGATACGGTAGAGAAATCGACGTCTGGGCGGCCGGCTGTATTTACGCTGAGATGATCACCGGCCAACCTATCTTTCCCGGCGATAGCGAGGTCGATCAGCTGTACCGCATCACGAAGGTCTTTGGTGAGTCGGGGATGAAGGGTACATGatcagttaaaaaattttattagataatcgTAAAATTGAAGATTGTTAAGCGCCAAATATTGCAaaacagaaaaagatttttttttgggcttttcgaaaaataatattaatccaataaaaatatataaaaaacacttgcttcaattatttaaatataatattattttaatattatttataagaattttataaatggcATCAGCAATTTCACAATGACATTGATCctgatatctaaaattttggtaataaaaataatttttatataagatataataatacttctaattgtttttattatcaatttggCTTTCATTAAATGGATTTGAGTTTCTTTAGTCATTTCGCGCTATTAAATCTGGTAACG from Cataglyphis hispanica isolate Lineage 1 chromosome 3, ULB_Chis1_1.0, whole genome shotgun sequence encodes the following:
- the LOC126848080 gene encoding zinc finger CCHC domain-containing protein 24-like isoform X1, translated to MAACHPTPAMQRMQLQDSTRISYSAGASNQKTLQQSTYPPHLLNWVYLAIAEQNPSQPPDQSKLLPTIWNNFPGVSQTYLHQGSLNPSGSIRPMRGSVAENIADLAEHFTDLSLNDKKPTKRPPSTYLCHLCFKKGHYIKDCPQARPKGEGLTPYQGKKRCFGEYKCPKCKRKWMSGNSWANMGQECIKCHINVYPHKQRPLEKPDGLDVSDQSKVHPQHLCEKCKTLGYYCRRSAIIT
- the LOC126848080 gene encoding zinc finger CCHC domain-containing protein 24-like isoform X2 → MAACHPTPAMQRMQLQDSTRISYSAGASNQKTLQQSTYPPHLLNWVYLAIAEQNPSQPPDQTYLHQGSLNPSGSIRPMRGSVAENIADLAEHFTDLSLNDKKPTKRPPSTYLCHLCFKKGHYIKDCPQARPKGEGLTPYQGKKRCFGEYKCPKCKRKWMSGNSWANMGQECIKCHINVYPHKQRPLEKPDGLDVSDQSKVHPQHLCEKCKTLGYYCRRSAIIT
- the LOC126848079 gene encoding cyclin-dependent kinase-like 4; its protein translation is MDKYENIEIVGEGSYGLVMKCKHRETGQIVAIKKILETEEDVQVRKMAIREIMMLKKLRHENLVSMIEVFRRRKRLYLVFEYLDHTVLDELEDAGGGLDWERSRQHIFQILRGLDFCHNHKIMHRDVKPENVLVSPNGVIKLCDFGFARYITGPNESCTDYVATRWYRAPELLLGDTRYGREIDVWAAGCIYAEMITGQPIFPGDSEVDQLYRITKVFGPLYGKQPTSGRISFLLRRAKPDEVQGLPRSATVALRDLFPTWSPVSIDFLAQCLRTNPDTRPKCFALLQHSFFSQDGFADKFLDELQRLVAKESAMNPLAAEKTERSSRICRSSTGKWQMTLLEERRATNSIKKLEAAKNNNSREDRVDRPLQINRSRELRHFGPVSVIPNTTYIRRLEHKGLLIPESKGCILPTLTSKTNAKRKKLDLPGVKNR